In Candidatus Palauibacter polyketidifaciens, a single genomic region encodes these proteins:
- a CDS encoding site-specific integrase — translation MGERRIGPPETPAGPLGEYLDAAADGSLSANTVRALRADLERFAAWCAERDLSPLPASPAAVAAYVEEVSRGLAPATVRRHVSSIAALHRAAGERSPSEHAEVRWALRRMGRRKGSRQEQVEGLTWALRQRLIGAGGSRLIDVRNRAILAVAYDAMLRRSELVALEVVDVTVDRGGSASVLVRRAKTDPEGGGAVLYLHKDSVRLLKVWLAESGVAEGPLFRSVRKDGTLGGALHPGQVPRIYKAMAKRAGVRAEVVERLSGHSPRVGAAQDMIASGIELPAIMQAGRWRSVRMVQRYGERLLARRNGAAQLARLQKRG, via the coding sequence GTGGGTGAGCGCCGGATCGGACCCCCGGAGACCCCCGCCGGGCCCCTCGGCGAGTACCTCGACGCGGCCGCCGACGGCTCGCTCAGCGCCAACACCGTGCGGGCGCTCAGGGCGGACTTGGAACGGTTCGCGGCGTGGTGCGCGGAGCGGGACTTGAGTCCTCTGCCGGCGAGCCCGGCCGCGGTCGCGGCCTACGTCGAGGAGGTGTCGCGCGGCCTCGCTCCCGCCACCGTGAGGCGCCACGTCTCGAGCATCGCCGCGCTGCACCGGGCGGCCGGGGAGCGGAGCCCTTCGGAGCATGCCGAGGTGCGGTGGGCGCTCAGGCGGATGGGACGCCGGAAGGGGTCCCGGCAGGAGCAGGTCGAGGGCCTGACCTGGGCGCTCCGCCAGCGGCTGATCGGGGCCGGGGGCTCCCGGCTGATCGACGTCCGCAACCGCGCGATCCTGGCCGTGGCCTACGACGCCATGCTGCGCCGCTCCGAGCTCGTGGCGCTAGAAGTCGTTGACGTGACCGTGGATAGGGGCGGTTCGGCGTCGGTCCTCGTGCGCCGGGCGAAGACCGATCCGGAGGGGGGAGGCGCGGTGCTGTACCTCCACAAGGACAGCGTGAGGCTCTTGAAGGTCTGGCTCGCCGAGAGCGGTGTCGCCGAGGGGCCGCTCTTCCGCTCCGTGCGCAAGGACGGGACCCTCGGCGGGGCGCTCCACCCGGGCCAGGTGCCGCGCATCTACAAGGCCATGGCCAAGCGCGCCGGGGTCCGGGCGGAGGTCGTCGAGCGGCTCTCCGGGCACAGCCCCCGGGTGGGCGCCGCGCAGGACATGATCGCCTCGGGCATCGAGCTGCCGGCCATCATGCAGGCCGGGCGCTGGAGGAGCGTCCGCATGGTGCAGCGCTACGGCGAGCGGCTGCTCGCCAGGCGCAACGGCGCCGCCCAGCTGGCCCGGCTCCAGAAGCGCGGCTGA